One Gossypium arboreum isolate Shixiya-1 chromosome 13, ASM2569848v2, whole genome shotgun sequence genomic window, CGGCGATTTTGGCTTGTTCCgaggtggtttcgtgaccacacggatggccacatgggcatgtgctagTTCACACAACTGTGTGCTTTTAAGAGTTAGGGTTTTTCGATGAATTTTGGtgccacacggcttggccacacgaccgtgtggccgaTTTGGGAAAATTTGTTGATTTTCACACGACTCTGTAAATCTGTTACGCAATTGAATTGAATTTCCATAATTCTATTTTTAGTCTCGATTCGAACTCACACGAGCTCATATAGCTCACCCTCTTAGTGTTTCCATTTACAGGTATGTTTCTAAACTTTGACACTGGATGCGGTATACGGAGGTCTCGGATAGTCACAATTACAAATAAAATATCAGTTCTATTTTTTATTTCCATTTTGTTATACTGTTTTGAACTGTAAGATTTTACTAAAACTGTGGTACAAGTTCAGTTTTGTTTTTTGCGCAAATCTTGCTTTGTTCATGAAATTAAACTTTAAGTATGAATGTAATGGAATTTGAGATAATttgtttgtaaatttttcctatgatcacttcggtgatcaatgtaaatTCGGGTTTCGGTCTAAACTTTTAGGCttggtttagggtgttacatttagtggtattagagctaggttTGCAAAAACTCGGCCTGTTTTTTTTCGTATCCGTGTGCGCACGtggttgtttttaaaaaaaatttaccacAGTAAGTTGAAATGATTTGGGTTTTAGAAATGTTTTACGAAAATAAAATGTCTAAGACTCCAATGCTGGTCCAGGTGGAAATTCGAAACTGTAAGATGGCAAATGTAggaatttgaatttattttatgtttgttCTCTAAAAATGTAGATATCCTAAGTTAGTCATAGGACAGATATGGATTCTGAAGGTAAGCAAGGTCGCGAGGAGTCGTCTGCTTATCTGGGATTCGTGTCTATTTAAGAGTCAGAGGACAATCCGAttctgccaacttcgggtagtgATAACCTGAAGCTTGTTACAGAGGCATTGACTCATGTAGCGAGGGAAGCACTAGAGAAAGTGTTTGAGGCTCTGATAATGGGGTCTACTGAAATGCTCTAAACTAGGTGCGTAGATTGTGGGAAGAAAAGGGATCGCAGTTCTCCAAGGTTGGAGCCTCGTTCTTCGAAGCGTGTTAGAATATATCTGAGTGGCAATAATGGTTGTGTGGAGGGTGCTGGTAGTGGTGTGAGCTCTTCATTTTGTGAGCACCGTACGAAGCGCCATCCGGGCAATTGTTGGAAAAAGGCGAGAGCATATTTTCGATATGGGTCCATAGAACATCAAATTAGGGACTTTCCTCGGCAGCTTTGAGTCAAGTATGGCCGGGAATGTTTCGATGTTTTGATTAGAACATAAAAACTGTGTGTGATTGGACGTAAATGTGTatttacttcagtggttaagtgttctgggtgggTGTGAGAGGTCTTGAGTTCAAGTTTGGGGTGGTAGTGTTTTGGGACTAGAGTGCACAACGGGAGTATACTGGTGTAGCCTGTGTTATACCACTATTCTTGTAACACCCGTAACCTATATCCATctccggaatagggttatgaagtATTACTAGAATTTACAGAACAATTATAAATAaatcatgtcatttactattcattttctGAAATTAATCATATCGTCCCTTGAATGGATCCTCGAAGCCCTATTTAAACATTAGATGCAAATCAGGACTAAATAGGGAACTCAAAGAAattttttcgtgaaatttcaaaatttttcctaggtacaaaggtcacatgcctgtgtggccaaaGGATACGCTTGTGTGATCCTATGCATGCCTGTACCTCAGGCCATGTCTTATCCCGTGTAACTCCTTGACTTAGGTCAGACGGTTAATCCACACGCTCGTCTGCtagaccgtgtggtcaatttatttttcaaaaattaaatgcaggtttcacatggacaaatcacacgcccgtgtgttagacTGTGTaccttacacggctgagacacacactcgtgtctctacctgtgtgctcaattttgagtattttgtttctaaattttaagatgtagAGGACACACAGCCAGACTACATACCCATgtacatgactgtgtgtcacacacagctgtgACACACGcatgtgtctctacccatgtggatgaaataggccattttaaggccacttttctcacatTTTTAACTATTCACCTGCACACAACTCTTTCATATACCAATATAATTCAACCAAGCAACCAATACAAGCTAAAAATCATGTTTTAAACTTATTAAGCCATTACAAAACTCCCTTGCATACACTTATCATAATAACTCAATTCATTAAATACTAAAACTACTACTATGTATATGCACACAAACATAAACATATGTATCATGCACAACTATATGCCAATTTTCACTATTTTCTAAACTaatcctatacataccatataaacAATGGGTTGTATTACAAAAATCTACCGGAgatatctggatagtgtgatccgatCTTTTGAACTCACGTTAATCTACAAGGAACATTAAACACGCaagagtaagcttatagaagcttaataagttcatatgttttaaaaataattctttccAATCATACTGCATTAAATAAACAACAAACAATTCACTAATATTTCCTGTCattcacaattcaaatgataaatCCACTTGATTGAGCTCAATACCAATAACTACTTAATTTCTATCACATTAAACCATGTAAAACTTACTTATCTTGGTCAAATTAGAGAACATCTTACGGATTTGAGTGCATCATTTACTTGGTGCCATAGACCAACTATGGTATTACACGAATATTGCCAtagccctgccatggtcttacactcgtaGTGCCATAAttcagttatggtcttatcatcatGATGCCATAGTCCAGCTATGGTCTTTCGCGAATATTTAGTgctatggtccaaccatggttttATGTTTATGGTACCATAACCCAGTTATAGTCTTTTCACTaaaatgccatagcccaactatttAAACATTACCATgatccaaccatggtcttatccgttaaCTCGTCTTTAGTCACATAGCGATCGTACTCAATTCCTACTTTCTACTCAATTTgaacttttaattcaattttcatatcgTTACGATATTCATAGTTCAATAACAAAGAtataaaataatacattatattatctctaatttaaaaattaatcatGGAatccaaccatatgaacttacctggagtAGTTTGCAGAAGTTGTAAAAAATTTATGGACTAATcaattattttctcttttccatgACTTTTTTTGAGCTCTTggtctataatataaaatttccaTTCATTAGCATttaattcaattctaattcacttcacaatttatatcctttaattttttaaattacacttttaccctaaattttatagtttttacaatttagtccttaatcaatTAGCCCattaattgagctaatttttctcaattaacactttatctaATCATTTTAGGCTACCacacagcctttgatattcataatttcaacattaaatcctaattcttaactttttcacaattaggtcctaaaaatcaatttctattgaaatcacttaataaaatcatcacataacaaaattagaacttcaaatacatgcttattcatcataaaattccaatAATTATCCATGGAAACTTTCAATATCACTCatagaataaaaaactaatgaattcaataatcggacctagttgtaaaagtattaaaatcacaaaaattacaagaaataatcaagaattgaacttgcttgtagcaaaaatatgaaaaactagCTTAGAGAGACTTTTAATGGCTGTTTTTGGCTGGAGAAATATGAATATTTGTCTAGgatttcaatttagtcactagtcttatttttaattttaaccaaattaccattttgcccttatttcacacATATTTTGTCTATTTCTTCTTCCCACATGCCGTCCAGCCATTGCCCATGTGCCTAATTACGTATTTGATCCTACCTTAATTATCTCTTATGCTATTTAATCATTATTCCTTTAATTAGCAAGTTTtgtacatttttcaatttagtcttttttaattaattaactatcaaaacgttagaattttctaatgaaactttaatactaattcACTAACACTcggtaaatatttataaaaatatttacggctcgattTATAAAATCGAAATCTCGATACCTAATTTTCAACTCAATTTACCTAatatattcttttaattcacaaaattcactaattcaaaaatatttcaaaaatcatacttgactcataaatattaatttattaaattttcaaaatcaatctTCAGATTTAGTGACCTCGAATCACTGTTTTCGactccactgaaaattaggctattacaactctcccctcttttaGGAAATTTCGTCTTTGAAATTTATTACCTGAAATAAGTTTGGATACTGTGATCTTATTGATTCCTCaatttcccaggttgcctccttcGAACCGTGACGATGCCACAACACTTTAACTAATGGTACTCTTTTATTTCGtaataaattgtgaagtgaattagaatttaattaatGCTAATGAAtggaaattttatattatagaccAAGAGCTCAAAAAAGtcgtggaaaagagaaaatagcTGATTAGTCCCTGAATTTTCTACAACTTCTGCAAACTACTCtagataagttcatatggttgaatttcatgattaattgttaaattagagataatataatgtattattttatatctttgttattgaattatgaatattctaacaatataaaaatcaaattaaaagttTAAATTGAGTAGAACGCAGGAATTGAGTACGATCGTTACGTGGCTAAAGACGAGTTGATagataagaccatgtttggaccaTGCCAATGtttaaatgtaagaccatagctgagctatgTCATATCAATGAAAAGGCTATTATTGGGTTATGACACCGTGAACGTaaaaccatggttggaccatggtagTAAATATTCGCgaaagaccatagctgggctatggcctcatgatgataagaccataactggatTATGGCACTACGAGTGTAAGACCATCGCAGGGCCATGACAatattcgtgtaagaccatagttagacTATGGCACCAAGTAAttgatgtactcaaatccgtaagacgttctctaatttgaccaAGATGGGTAAGTTTTTACATGGTTTAATGTGATAGGAATTAAGTAGTTATTGATATTGAGCTCAATCAAGTGGatttatcatttgaattgtgaatGATAGGAAACATTAGTGAAttgtttgttatttatttaatgcAGTATGATtggtaagaattatttttaaaacatatgaacttattaagcttctataagcttacgcTTATGTGTTTAATGTTCCTTGTAGATTAATGTGAGTTCGGAAGATCGGATCAGCACatcggatcacactatccagatttctCTGGTAGATTTTTGTAATACAACCCatggattatatggcatgtataggattagttTAGAAAATAGTGAAACTTGACATATGATCGTGAATGATACATATGTTTATGTTTGTATGCATATACATAGTAGTAGTTTTAGTATTTAATGAATGGAGTTATTATGATAAGTGTATGCAAGGGAGTTTTGTAACGGTTTAATAAgtttaaaacatgatttttggctTGTATTGGTTGCTTGGTTGaattatatttgtatatgaaagaGTTGTGTGCAGGTTGGTAGTAAAAAatgtgagaaaagtggccttaaaatggcctatttttgttcacatatgtagagacataggcgtgtcttagccgtgtatgacacacagtcATGTACATTGGCGTGtaatctggccgtgtgtcccctacatcttaaaatttagaaacagaatgctcagaactgAACACACAGATAgaggcatgggcgtgtgtctcaaccgtgtgaggtacacggtctaaaacatgggcgtgtgatttgtCTGTGTGAAATCTaaacttaatttttgaaaaataaattgacaacacgacctagcacacgggcgtgtggattggccgtgtgacctaagtcagggagttacacggggtaaGACACGGCCTGAGGCACGAGCATGTCATAGGATCACACGGGCGTATCCcttggccacatgggcgtgtgacccttgtaccttggaaaaattttgaaatttcacgaaaaattatCTTTGAGTTCCCTATTTAGTCTCGATTTGCATCTAATGTTTAAATAGGGCttcgagggtccattcaagggacgatatgattaattttgaaaaatgaatagtaaatgacatgattTATTTATGATTGTtctgtaaactccagtaataTTTCGTAACCCTGTTCCTGCAACAGATATGGgtcaggggtgttacagttctgttagttggaaatttcagggaagaaatttttttaaggaggggtgaattgtaacaccctgaattttgggGTAAGAAGTTTTGAGTTTTGGTAGTTAGGGTCTGAGTGTAGGGTGTGCTATTATAGTTAGTTGCGTGTTTAAGTGTAAGAATGGGCCTGTTGGTTTGGTGGTTAGTTGTGTGTTGGTGAATCTCTAGGTCATGTGTTCGAATCTTTGTGGGTGCATTTTGGGagaaatattttttatttggttaaatgatttgttgaatattgttttttttctttacttttcttttattttatttttggggatttattttcttttttggcACGTTCTCTTCTCCCTCTCCCTATCTgggctttcttttgttttttcttttcttttctttttgggtaAGGGTTGTGTGGTGGTTTCCGTGGAGCTTCATTTTTCTCTACCTTTAAGTCGGGTTCTGGATGTTTTTAATCATGAATCAGGTGTGGGATTCGAACCTTACCTATTCTATTTTCATTTTGCGAACTATTGTTTCAACATTTCTTGAGTATGCGCTAACCcgttggttttgggtttttagtcATTGAAAAAGTAGAGGAATACTCCATATTTCTGTTACACTCTTGCTATTGCAAGGGTTGGGGACTGTTTTGATGGCTAAAACAGcgattttggcttgttttgagGTCGTTTCGTGACCACACAGatggccacatgagcgtgtgctggttcacacggccatgtgcttttAGAAGTTAGGGTTTTTTGGTGAGTTTTggtgccacatgcccatgtggtcggTTTGGGAAAATTTATCGATTTTCATACAGCCGTGTCCCCTAGGTACATGGGCGTGTATAtttgggaattagggatttagtGTTTTGGTGCTACACGGTCTgatcacacgatcgtgtgactaATTTGGGAATTTAGAGATCCCACAGGCGTGTGTtttggacacacgaccatgtctggTAGGCAAacgggcgtgtgagaccctcacaTGGTTGTGTCTACCCTGTACTCTATTTTAGCACAAttggacagtgagttacatggcctgttcCCACAACCATGTCCCTGGTCCACATGGGCGTATGCCTCagtcacacggttgtgtgcctTTATTCACACGGGTATATGACTCAGTAACACGGCTATCTGCCCCTTTTCACACGGGCGTTTGACCTCCCACATGGCCTAGGTGTTTCCACACGGCcagagcacacaggcgtgtgaccctaagTCACTTATACTAGTTCTACGTGCATTCTGAACTGAAATCGTGTTTGTATGTGTTTCGACTCTTGGCTAAGCTTTAGTGAAGGTGAATAAGATTTTGATACGGATTTCTATTCATGTGTAATTTGTGACTGATGTGTGTGAGATGTCTGATTCTGAACTCTGTTAACTGGGGGTGTGTGTGTGTGCGCATATCTGTTCTGTTTGACTGTCTGTTAATGTGTCACTAATTTGTGAGATTGTATGCATACAAACACTTGTATAAAGTAAAGTTTTAGGTGGGATTGTGAAGAGAAGGGAGACTGATACTGATCTGATCTGGCAACTCATTCGTACAACGATTTATCGCACTGTACTGCATGTGCGTCAGCTTTGCTACGTACtattatctgatctggcagtttaaaCTGCAACATGTCTGTACAACGGATTACTGCATTGCTCTGGATAGCACATATGCCAGCTCTGCTGCGTATTAatatctgagtggcttagtccacatatatggtgtgtagggttggatgggccttcggggtcctatgtggtgtgttttggttggatgaaCTTGAACAACTCTTATGGGGTGTGATCgggggacggagaggtgtgttggctggatgggtgggatTTATTACTTGACTGCATTTCATACGCATCTATTTGTGTGTTTTGGGTTCTAGACTATCTGACTGTATTCTGTCCGTCTGTGTGTGATTTGGTGTGCTTGAGTGTAATGTTCTGTTGGGACGTTAGTTCCAAGTTTTCTTTCTGACTCAGTGAGTATTTGTAAATTTGTTACCCTATAGAATTGAATTTCGTAATTCTATTTTTAGTCTCGATTCgaattcacactgagctcatgTAGCTCACCCCCTTAGTGTTTCCCTTTGTAGGTACGTTTCTAAACTTTAACGTTGGATGCGGTATATGGAGGTCTCGGACAATCAAGATTACAAATAAAATATCAGTTCTACTTTTGATTTCACAAGTTCCGTTTTGTTTTTCGCGCAAATCTTGCTTTGTTCATGAAATTAAACTTTAAGTATGAATATAATGGAATTTGAgataatttatttgtaaatttttcctacgATCACTTCGGTGAGCAATGTAACATCCGGGAtttggtctaaacttctaggctgggtttagggtgttatatAATGATTCGGTTTGCAATTTATTTCCAGAAAATATTTATAGTTGAGTTTTGGTTCTTTAAAATTAACAAAGTATAAAACaaagatttattaaaataaaatccctataaataagaaaatttttaattgttaaTCTTATCATTTTTATTCTCTACTTCATCACAtatataattttttgaaaaattatcactaaaatttgaaattactaattaatttaaattttaataatccaCATCACATCTTGTCCAATTTAACAATCGGTCTTAAaccttataatataatataacataatataatataatataatgtttaaaaataaataaaataacaaatattcatGTGTGATATCatgatatatatctatatatatgtaGTTTTGAATGTTCAATCTGTTGAGTAGAGAAATAGCTGGCCATACGTTTAACCATATCGTTTGATTTATGATCTTCCAAATGGATCTCTTGAATGTAGTCCAAGTTTACATCAATCCATTGTTTCTGTCTATGGTTCTCCTTTTTTCTCTTTTGATTTGGCTTAAACCAGCAAAAAAGAAAAACCTGAATCTGCCCCCATCACCCCCAAAGCTACCTATTATCGGCAACATCCACCACCTTGGCATGCTTCCTCACCGCTCTCTCAGAGACCTCTCAAGGAACTATGGTTCTCTCTTTCTTCTACAATTGGGGTATAATCCAACAGTGCTGGTTTCATCACCTGAATTGGTTAAAGAAATTATGAAAAACCATGACGTTATTTTCTCAAACAGACCAAGGACTACGGCTGTGGATATTTTGTTATATAACTGCGGGGATATGGTTTTTGCACCCTATGGTGAGTTTTGGAGAAAAGTTAAGAAGATCAGTGTTCTTGAGCTTTTCAGCCATCAAAGAGTGAACTCATTTCAGTTTGTTAGAGAAGAAGAAGTTGAACTTCTTATCAACAAAATCCGTGGTGCTTGTCTTAAAGGACAGTCCATTAATCTGTCAGAGATGCTAATGATGGTTGCAAATAACATAGCTTCTCGATGCATTCTTAGTCATAAAAGTGAAGAAGAAGATGGGTGCAGCAAGTTTGGGCAGTTGGGTAAAAGGTTGTCGGTTCTCTTAATCGGTTTCTGTATTGGTGATATGTTTCCTTACTTGAGGTGGGTTGATGTGCTTACTGGATATGTTCCAAGTATGAAAGCATTATCTGCGGAATTCGATGCATTCCTTGACCATGTAATTGAGGAGCATAGAGCTCTTGAAGTTGATGGCCAAGTTTCCAATAAAAAGGACTTCGTTTCTATCATCATGCAACTTCAAAAGGACGGCATGTATAAGATGGACCTCACTCGAGCCAACATCAAAGCTATCTTACTGGTCATTCAACACTATTTCccccttattttccttttttgacCCTTTTTTTATGCCTTGAACTAAAGTTTCTTAATTTTGGTAATGTCAGGACATGTTTGTGGCAGGAAGTGATACCACTACGGCGACAATAGAATGGATGATGGCTGAGCTTTTAAAGCATCCAAATGCCATGAAAAGAGTCCAACAAGAGGTAAGAACTGTGGTGGGGAACAAATCCAAGATTGTTATGGAGGATATCAAGAAAATGGAATACTTAAAATGTATAGTCAAAGAAACTTTAAGACTGCATCCGGCAGCTCCTCTTCTGATCCCTCGAAGAACATCTGCAAGTGTAAAACTAGGAGGTTATGACATCCCTTCTGATACCACAATCCTTATCAATGGATGGGCCATTCATAGAGACCCCAAATGGTGGGAAAATCCAGAAGGGTTCATCCCGGAGAGGTTTGAGGATAGCTCCAATACTGATTTTCAAGGTCAAGATTTCCACTTCATCCCATTTGGTTTTGGAAGAAGGGCATGTCCTGGGATGCAATTTGGAGTTGTTACTACTGAGTATGTGGTGGCCAATCTTCTCTATTGGTTTGACTGGAAGTTGCCTGCTGGTGAAATTCCTGAAAATTTGGACATGGCTGAACTCTACGGTCTCACGTGCCATAAGAAAACACCTCTTCATGTTATACCTCATTTCTctttttaaaaatcaagttaaaTTCAAAAGTTTTAGAAGCAAGGTTGATAAGGTTGCAGTCGGTTgtacaatataataataaaataaaataaaataaaataaaataaaataaaataaaatatatgacaCTGTTTTTTATCTATATTTGTGGAGACGGTTTTTTATTTATCAGTATGATGTTGGGGAATGTAtttatattgtagtaaacatatacttgtttttatgtatttgaatgatgaatgaattaataaagttaattttatattttactattatatttttGTGTTCCTATCTTTCATGTGTtggaatatttttaaatatttataatgttctaATAGTTATAATTGAAAAGTTACAAGTGATTCAAAAATAATATCACTTAGTAATTAAGCAAGAGTTGTCACTATTCATAGTGATCAGATATGTCTTTCGTCACCAAAAATTATATCACATATCAACTTGAACAATTAAGTCTATTGAATAATTACATTTGTGGTTAAAGATATGACTATTTGTTTAGGTAGTTATGTGAAGAGACATGAGACCTTCTATAAATAGGAGAAGAATGTATTTGTTGAATAAACCCAAGAAACATAGAAAAAAAGTTACTACAGAAATTCTTTATAGAATTTGATATCCTTACCATGCTTTACTTAGTGCTCAGTGGACTATTTCCATCAGTGCAAAACATAGACAGTCATTaggcttcattgtatcctcgaggttTATTTACCAATAACGCTTTTGCACACCATATATAGGTGGGGGGCGAATAAAACTTTAAAGAAAAGTGACATTGATACAGGCCTCGAAGCCTTCACTAATTTctcataagtttatttttatcccTACACACTAACATCatgttttgcatgcatagcaaaattgtgacaagcaaatattagttcattgattgtctaagttcgaACTGATAATAAGTGGCACTGTAAAAACTTTTAAATTGTGAGAAATATAACTttcttcagtagataatctaaacaagttcataatctcgtaaaaaaaattaaagtgagcatttgattcaaatacttagaaaAATTCTTATGTCATCTAAAATTCCAATTGAGGAGATGACTAGTATTGGTTATTGGAGCAGTTAACTCCACGGGAAAATGCATAGATGTACTCattagaagaatgatacattggacaggacccaagttgaattaattttgaatccatTTTTGAATTAATTTACTTATGGCATTTATAGTATGacttacctaaatcctaagttagtCACTGATCATgcatatgtaactcatgtgctttgatatgagtggaggcttatgctctaaagatgatcgagcccatagccgatatgttgggtacatgacttgtgtctGAAATGACTTTACTagaaacaatggaattcatagctcgattAAGAAGTTAACAATATCATCTCATTGGCACTGTgcggattgataaatatggaacgtgaccATGGGTTACTTGTTCTCGAACTAACTATTTATCATAGTGATtagttgacagtgatcatattaatcattaagaagatacATAACATGTCATTCAAACATTGCTCAAGCATTGAAATAATCACAAACCAAGTTTAAAAGTGCTTAAAATAGTCCATAATGTCCATTTACAAGCCAATGAAATGGTAAAGTCTAAATCCTAGCAAATAGTCTCACAACGACTTCACTTTTGCAAGTTTAGAAGCCACATCACATACTCAAAACACTAGCCTTGGATGGATCACTTGCTTGCTTACTTCTTCTCCTTAGTCAAGCTATTTTTCTGTAAAATAATCAATATAAGAGTGTAAGCTTAACCAATCTCAATGAGTG contains:
- the LOC108462446 gene encoding cytochrome P450 71A1-like — translated: MDLLNVVQVYINPLFLSMVLLFSLLIWLKPAKKKNLNLPPSPPKLPIIGNIHHLGMLPHRSLRDLSRNYGSLFLLQLGYNPTVLVSSPELVKEIMKNHDVIFSNRPRTTAVDILLYNCGDMVFAPYGEFWRKVKKISVLELFSHQRVNSFQFVREEEVELLINKIRGACLKGQSINLSEMLMMVANNIASRCILSHKSEEEDGCSKFGQLGKRLSVLLIGFCIGDMFPYLRWVDVLTGYVPSMKALSAEFDAFLDHVIEEHRALEVDGQVSNKKDFVSIIMQLQKDGMYKMDLTRANIKAILLDMFVAGSDTTTATIEWMMAELLKHPNAMKRVQQEVRTVVGNKSKIVMEDIKKMEYLKCIVKETLRLHPAAPLLIPRRTSASVKLGGYDIPSDTTILINGWAIHRDPKWWENPEGFIPERFEDSSNTDFQGQDFHFIPFGFGRRACPGMQFGVVTTEYVVANLLYWFDWKLPAGEIPENLDMAELYGLTCHKKTPLHVIPHFSF